A region from the Agrococcus sp. SL85 genome encodes:
- a CDS encoding CapA family protein: MRRPALAAAMLAALALAGCAPGQASPSPSAEEPAASAAPTPTPTPEPVAVSVSAMGDMLPHDSVTADAQLPDGSYDYGRFFDAARGIWADSDLVYCNQEAPSGGVELGLSYYPAFNAPVEFAEGIDAAGCNTIGLGNNHTFDRGQEGVDRTRAVWDDLDPLLISGAYRDAEEQAEVPTTEIDGLTVAFLNFIDLSNTPTNDTVVTWLDDPLVEQQMAQAEEAADATIVAVHWGDEYSQVVNARQREQAQRLADLGAEVILGTHPHVLQEAEWLEREDGSRAFVYYSLGNALSTQMAVPRVVSAVAQFDLVGLPGGDVEVVDPSAVPIYMHFDLTPQQFVSGAWANRRNLQLYPLVDAAEPITRSAWRNELTVESGIALVTEVLGPDVRIDTETR, from the coding sequence GTGAGGCGCCCCGCGCTCGCCGCCGCGATGCTCGCGGCGCTCGCCCTCGCCGGGTGCGCGCCCGGCCAGGCGAGCCCCTCGCCGTCGGCCGAGGAGCCCGCCGCCTCCGCGGCGCCCACGCCCACGCCGACGCCCGAGCCCGTCGCGGTCTCGGTGAGCGCGATGGGCGACATGCTCCCGCACGACTCGGTCACCGCCGACGCGCAGCTGCCCGACGGCTCCTACGACTACGGCCGGTTCTTCGACGCCGCGCGCGGCATCTGGGCCGACAGCGACCTCGTCTACTGCAACCAGGAGGCGCCGAGCGGCGGCGTGGAGCTGGGCCTCAGCTACTACCCGGCGTTCAACGCGCCCGTCGAGTTCGCCGAGGGCATCGACGCCGCCGGCTGCAACACCATCGGCCTCGGCAACAACCACACCTTCGACCGCGGGCAGGAGGGCGTCGACCGCACCCGCGCCGTGTGGGACGACCTCGATCCGCTGCTCATCTCGGGCGCCTACCGCGACGCCGAGGAGCAGGCCGAGGTGCCCACGACCGAGATCGACGGCCTCACCGTCGCCTTCCTCAATTTCATCGACCTCTCGAACACGCCCACGAACGACACCGTCGTCACGTGGCTCGACGACCCGCTCGTCGAGCAGCAGATGGCGCAGGCCGAGGAGGCCGCCGACGCGACGATCGTCGCCGTCCACTGGGGCGACGAGTACTCGCAGGTCGTGAACGCCCGCCAGCGCGAGCAGGCGCAGCGCCTCGCCGACCTCGGCGCCGAGGTGATCCTCGGCACGCACCCGCACGTGCTGCAGGAGGCCGAGTGGCTCGAGCGCGAGGACGGCTCGCGCGCGTTCGTCTACTACTCGCTCGGCAACGCGCTCTCGACGCAGATGGCCGTGCCGCGCGTCGTGAGCGCCGTCGCGCAGTTCGACCTCGTGGGGCTGCCGGGCGGCGACGTCGAGGTCGTCGACCCCTCGGCGGTGCCGATCTACATGCACTTCGACCTGACGCCGCAGCAGTTCGTCTCGGGCGCGTGGGCCAACCGCCGCAACCTGCAGCTCTACCCGCTCGTCGACGCCGCGGAGCCGATCACGCGCTCCGCCTGGCGGAACGAGCTGACGGTGGAGTCGGGCATCGCGCTCGTGACCGAGGTGCTCGGGCCCGACGTCCGGATCGACACCGAGACCCGCTAG